In one Lysobacter alkalisoli genomic region, the following are encoded:
- a CDS encoding M23 family metallopeptidase, with translation MTFENIIQASRRVAAHLLQHGVYFGTRRPLLLGSVVLATGLAGGLGAGIVMNASLRAQVTEQQAMIELNRREAQREVNALAARLGELQAEANRLNALGERLTRIGQLEDGEFDFDKPVGIGGVGPVEDIARPELDEGLEQLGQQFSVAGEQLSVLESLLFNRQLDLNAVPSRTPVGRSSYITSHFGYRADPFSGGRALHKGVDFSARTGDPVYAVADGVISFSGARSGYGKVVEVDHGNGYVTRYAHNSKLTRKAGELVRAGQEVAKAGSTGRSTGAHVHFEVWENGKVVNPRNFLSQQSPLKG, from the coding sequence ATGACCTTCGAAAACATCATTCAAGCATCGCGACGGGTTGCCGCGCACCTGCTCCAGCATGGGGTGTACTTTGGTACCCGACGACCACTCCTGCTGGGTTCGGTGGTATTGGCGACCGGCCTGGCCGGCGGCCTCGGGGCCGGGATCGTGATGAACGCCTCGCTGCGAGCGCAAGTCACCGAACAGCAGGCCATGATCGAGCTTAATCGACGCGAGGCCCAGCGCGAGGTGAATGCGCTTGCCGCCCGCCTCGGCGAACTGCAGGCCGAGGCCAACCGCCTCAACGCCCTCGGCGAGCGCCTGACCCGCATCGGCCAGCTCGAAGACGGCGAATTCGACTTCGACAAGCCGGTGGGTATCGGCGGTGTCGGCCCGGTCGAGGACATTGCCCGGCCCGAGCTGGACGAAGGCCTGGAGCAGCTCGGCCAGCAGTTCAGCGTGGCCGGCGAGCAGCTGTCGGTGCTCGAGTCGCTGCTGTTCAACCGCCAGTTGGACCTCAACGCGGTGCCTTCGCGTACGCCGGTGGGGCGCAGCAGCTACATCACCTCCCATTTCGGTTACCGGGCCGACCCGTTCAGCGGCGGCCGGGCCTTGCACAAGGGGGTCGACTTCTCGGCCAGGACCGGTGACCCGGTATACGCCGTCGCCGATGGCGTGATCAGCTTTTCCGGTGCGCGCTCGGGCTATGGCAAGGTGGTCGAGGTCGACCACGGCAATGGCTACGTGACCCGCTATGCGCACAATTCGAAGCTGACCCGCAAGGCCGGCGAGCTGGTCCGCGCCGGGCAGGAAGTCGCCAAGGCCGGCTCGACCGGGCGTTCGACCGGCGCGCACGTGCATTTCGAGGTCTGGGAGAACGGCAAGGTCGTCAACCCGCGCAACTTCCTGAGCCAGCAGTCGCCGCTGAAGGGCTGA
- a CDS encoding DUF721 domain-containing protein → MMFSKVMFPMSESKARSPQRPSKPLEALDALLAEPAGNPVRRAMWLDEVDRRLRPHLPEELAPHVRLANINNGKLVFVVDAPVWQSRLRMSAPELIDVARSIGLAATEVVARASKTPLAPPEPAPLRPVPLSAHARKALQSALASLEAADPDRKTDEPDDSGTG, encoded by the coding sequence ATGATGTTTTCGAAGGTCATGTTTCCGATGTCTGAGTCCAAAGCCAGGTCACCCCAACGCCCGTCGAAACCGCTCGAAGCGCTCGATGCGCTGCTCGCGGAACCGGCTGGCAACCCTGTTCGCCGCGCCATGTGGCTCGACGAGGTCGACCGTCGCCTACGTCCCCATCTGCCGGAAGAGCTCGCCCCGCATGTGCGGCTGGCGAACATCAACAACGGCAAACTGGTTTTTGTCGTCGACGCACCGGTTTGGCAATCCAGGCTACGGATGTCCGCGCCGGAACTGATCGACGTGGCCCGCTCCATCGGGCTTGCTGCGACCGAAGTGGTGGCCAGGGCGTCGAAAACTCCCCTTGCGCCACCCGAACCGGCGCCACTTCGGCCTGTCCCGCTGTCCGCACACGCCCGCAAGGCGCTGCAGTCGGCCCTGGCATCGCTGGAAGCTGCCGATCCGGACAGGAAGACAGACGAACCAGACGATTCCGGGACCGGTTGA
- the lpxC gene encoding UDP-3-O-acyl-N-acetylglucosamine deacetylase, producing the protein MLRQRTLKNVIRATGVGLHSGEKVFLTLRPAVVDAGIVFRRVDLDPVVEIPANGELVTETMLCTGLSCGDAKVMTVEHLMSALAGLGVDNVIIDLSAPEVPIMDGSAGPFVFLLQSAGIAEQEAPKRFIRIKRPVEVRDGDKIARFTPHDGFRIGFTVEFDHPAIPTSQSRAEVEFSTASYVKEVSRARTFGFMRDLEFMRERNLGLGGSMDNAIVLDEFRVLNEDGLRYADEFVRHKILDAVGDLYLAGHPIIGAYEGFKSGHALNNKLIRALLADREAWEEISYTDEQQPVPVIYGTPASA; encoded by the coding sequence ATGCTGCGCCAGCGCACTCTCAAGAACGTGATCCGCGCCACCGGCGTGGGCCTCCACAGCGGTGAAAAAGTCTTCCTCACCCTGCGCCCGGCGGTGGTCGATGCGGGCATCGTTTTCCGCCGCGTCGACCTCGACCCGGTGGTCGAGATCCCGGCCAACGGCGAGCTCGTCACCGAAACCATGCTCTGTACCGGCCTGAGCTGCGGCGACGCCAAGGTCATGACCGTCGAGCACCTGATGTCCGCACTGGCGGGCCTGGGCGTGGACAACGTCATCATCGACCTGTCGGCACCGGAAGTGCCGATCATGGACGGCTCGGCCGGCCCATTCGTTTTCCTGCTGCAGTCGGCGGGCATCGCCGAACAGGAAGCGCCCAAGCGTTTCATCCGCATCAAGCGCCCGGTCGAAGTCCGCGATGGCGACAAGATCGCCCGCTTCACCCCGCACGACGGCTTCCGCATCGGCTTCACGGTCGAATTCGACCACCCGGCCATCCCGACCTCGCAGTCGCGGGCCGAGGTCGAATTCTCCACCGCCTCCTACGTCAAGGAGGTCAGCCGTGCCCGCACCTTCGGCTTCATGCGCGACCTGGAATTCATGCGCGAACGCAACCTCGGCCTCGGCGGCTCGATGGACAACGCCATCGTGCTCGACGAATTCCGGGTGCTGAACGAGGACGGCCTGCGCTACGCCGACGAGTTCGTCCGCCACAAGATCCTCGACGCGGTCGGCGACCTGTACCTGGCCGGCCACCCGATCATCGGCGCCTACGAGGGCTTCAAGTCCGGCCACGCACTCAACAACAAGCTGATCCGCGCCCTGCTGGCCGACCGCGAAGCCTGGGAAGAGATCAGCTACACCGATGAGCAGCAGCCGGTGCCGGTGATCTACGGCACCCCGGCGAGCGCCTGA
- the ftsZ gene encoding cell division protein FtsZ produces the protein MAHFELVESMAPNAIIKVIGVGGGGGNAVAHMVSSNVDGVEFITANTDSQAIKNCGAKLQLQLGSNVTKGLGAGANPEVGRQAALEDRERLMDAMEGADMVFITAGMGGGTGTGAAPVVAQLAKEMGILTVAVVTKPFPFEGRRRMQVALKGIEELSHHCDSLITIPNEKLITVLGRNATMIQAFRAANDVLLGAVQGIADLIVRPGLINVDFADVRTVMSEMGLAMMGTGSARGDDRAQAAAESAIQNPLLDDVNLSGANGILVNITAGPDFTMAEFDEVGRTVEQFASEDATVVIGTVLDPDMQDEVKVTVVATGLNRASAKQTRPGEQRAPIQLVRNGTTGQPEFSAMDDAPVVPSFGGSLRRGGGMAEPAAPAPAASSAPDVADFGNDSSYLDIPAFLRRQAD, from the coding sequence ATGGCACACTTCGAACTGGTCGAGAGCATGGCGCCCAACGCCATCATCAAGGTCATCGGCGTCGGCGGCGGCGGCGGCAACGCGGTCGCCCACATGGTCAGCAGCAACGTCGATGGCGTGGAATTCATCACCGCCAACACCGATTCGCAGGCGATCAAGAACTGCGGGGCCAAGCTGCAGCTGCAGCTCGGCAGCAACGTCACCAAGGGCCTGGGCGCCGGCGCCAACCCCGAGGTCGGCCGTCAGGCCGCGCTCGAGGACCGCGAGCGACTGATGGACGCGATGGAAGGCGCCGACATGGTGTTCATCACCGCCGGCATGGGCGGCGGCACCGGCACCGGCGCAGCCCCGGTCGTCGCGCAACTGGCCAAGGAGATGGGCATCCTGACCGTCGCCGTGGTCACCAAGCCGTTCCCGTTCGAGGGCCGTCGCCGCATGCAGGTCGCACTCAAGGGCATCGAGGAGCTCAGCCACCACTGCGACTCGCTGATCACCATTCCCAACGAGAAGCTGATCACGGTGCTCGGCCGCAACGCGACCATGATCCAGGCCTTCCGGGCCGCCAACGACGTCCTGCTCGGCGCGGTGCAGGGCATCGCCGACCTGATCGTGCGCCCGGGCCTGATCAACGTCGACTTCGCCGACGTGCGCACCGTCATGTCCGAGATGGGCCTGGCGATGATGGGTACCGGTTCCGCCCGCGGCGACGACCGCGCCCAGGCCGCGGCCGAGTCGGCGATCCAGAACCCGCTGCTGGACGACGTCAACCTGTCGGGTGCCAACGGCATCCTGGTCAACATCACCGCCGGTCCGGACTTCACCATGGCCGAGTTCGACGAGGTCGGCCGCACGGTCGAGCAGTTCGCCTCCGAGGATGCGACCGTGGTCATCGGCACCGTGCTCGACCCGGACATGCAGGACGAGGTCAAGGTCACCGTGGTTGCCACCGGCCTCAACCGAGCCTCGGCCAAGCAGACCCGTCCGGGCGAGCAGCGCGCGCCGATCCAACTGGTCCGCAACGGCACCACCGGCCAGCCCGAGTTCAGCGCGATGGACGATGCCCCGGTTGTGCCGAGCTTCGGTGGCAGCCTGCGCCGCGGTGGCGGAATGGCCGAACCGGCCGCCCCGGCCCCGGCCGCATCGTCGGCACCGGACGTGGCCGATTTCGGCAACGACAGCAGCTACCTGGATATTCCGGCGTTCCTGCGCCGCCAGGCTGACTGA
- the ftsA gene encoding cell division protein FtsA has translation MNRKGDKSLIVGLDIGTSKVVALVGEYSPDNGTAGHPIEVIGIGSHESRGLRKGVVVDIESTVQSIQRAIEEAELMAGCEIRSVYASISGSHVQCRNSQGIAPIRDGEVSHGDLDRVLEAAKAVAIPADQKILHAIPRDYVLDDSQEGIRNPVGMTGVRLEVHAHLVVCAQSAAANVSKCVQRCGLQVDDLILGVLASSQAVLTSDERELGVVLVDIGAGTTDIAVFVQGAIAHSASLPIAGDKVTEDIAHMLRTPTPEAEQIKVRYACALAQMATAEESIQVPSVGDRPPRRMPRHSLAQAVQARYEELFEMVQAELRRSGFEQHVRAGMVLTGGASKMEGVVELAEEMLQMPVRVGIPQHVTGLGEVVGNPVHATGVGLLLMGSQIEHPRRPVISTGRAGSFFNKLKNWYRGEF, from the coding sequence ATGAACCGCAAAGGCGACAAGTCGCTCATCGTCGGTCTCGACATCGGCACCTCCAAGGTGGTGGCGCTGGTGGGCGAGTACAGTCCCGACAACGGCACGGCCGGACATCCGATCGAGGTGATCGGCATCGGCTCGCATGAATCGCGCGGCCTGCGCAAGGGCGTGGTGGTCGACATCGAATCCACCGTGCAGTCGATCCAGCGCGCGATCGAGGAGGCCGAGCTGATGGCCGGTTGCGAGATCCGCTCTGTCTACGCCTCCATCTCCGGCAGCCACGTGCAATGCCGCAACTCGCAAGGCATCGCCCCGATCCGCGACGGCGAGGTCAGCCACGGCGATCTCGACCGCGTGCTGGAGGCGGCCAAGGCGGTCGCGATCCCGGCCGACCAGAAGATCCTGCACGCGATCCCGCGCGACTACGTGCTCGACGATTCGCAGGAAGGCATCCGCAATCCGGTCGGCATGACCGGCGTGAGGCTGGAGGTGCACGCCCACCTGGTGGTCTGTGCCCAGTCGGCGGCGGCCAACGTCAGCAAGTGCGTGCAGCGCTGCGGGCTGCAGGTCGACGACCTGATCCTGGGCGTGCTCGCTTCCAGCCAGGCGGTGCTGACCAGCGACGAACGCGAGCTGGGCGTGGTGCTGGTCGACATCGGCGCCGGCACCACCGATATCGCGGTGTTCGTGCAAGGCGCGATCGCGCATAGCGCGAGTCTGCCGATCGCCGGCGACAAGGTCACCGAGGACATCGCCCACATGCTGCGCACGCCGACCCCCGAGGCGGAGCAGATCAAGGTCCGCTACGCCTGCGCGCTGGCGCAGATGGCGACCGCGGAAGAAAGCATCCAGGTGCCCAGCGTCGGCGACCGTCCGCCGCGGCGCATGCCGCGCCACTCGCTGGCGCAAGCGGTGCAGGCCCGCTACGAAGAGCTGTTCGAGATGGTCCAGGCCGAGCTGCGCCGCAGCGGCTTCGAGCAGCACGTGCGTGCCGGCATGGTCCTGACCGGTGGCGCCTCGAAGATGGAAGGCGTGGTCGAACTGGCCGAGGAAATGCTGCAGATGCCGGTCCGCGTCGGCATCCCGCAGCACGTCACCGGTCTCGGCGAAGTGGTCGGCAATCCGGTCCATGCGACCGGCGTCGGCCTGCTGCTGATGGGCAGCCAGATCGAGCACCCGCGCCGGCCGGTCATCTCCACCGGTCGCGCCGGCAGCTTCTTCAACAAGTTGAAGAACTGGTATCGCGGCGAATTCTAG
- a CDS encoding cell division protein FtsQ/DivIB codes for MSALLRLIGWTLAVALVVLPVVAVLKGWVGQDQWPLTRLRATGEFERVDPAALQRALMPYAKQGFFAVKLDDARAAVAALPWVEHAEVRKRWPDVLEVTVVEHRPFARWGEERVLSEQGRLFPSEGIEVPDTLPWLDGPDTRVSDVVRFYNESRSLFAPLGIAVRQVELDARGSWSLGLGNGAVVMVGRSQPGERLQRFIRVIPQLVAQNGQLPVRADLRYTNGFSLTWASGDESADTDDASAATGARPALNDRTGLAGTDAATRWTASTRHERTEQILQQVNI; via the coding sequence ATGAGCGCGCTGCTGCGCCTGATCGGCTGGACCCTCGCGGTGGCACTGGTGGTGCTGCCGGTGGTCGCCGTGCTCAAGGGCTGGGTCGGCCAGGATCAATGGCCGCTGACCCGGTTGCGGGCGACCGGCGAGTTCGAGCGCGTCGATCCGGCCGCGCTGCAGCGGGCGCTGATGCCATATGCGAAACAGGGCTTCTTTGCGGTGAAGCTGGACGACGCACGGGCCGCGGTCGCGGCGCTGCCGTGGGTCGAGCACGCCGAGGTGCGCAAGCGTTGGCCCGACGTGCTGGAGGTGACCGTGGTCGAGCACCGCCCGTTCGCGCGCTGGGGCGAAGAACGCGTGCTGTCCGAACAGGGCCGGCTGTTCCCGTCCGAAGGCATCGAAGTGCCGGACACCCTGCCGTGGCTGGACGGGCCGGACACCCGCGTGTCCGACGTGGTCCGCTTCTACAACGAGAGTCGCAGCCTGTTCGCGCCGCTCGGCATCGCCGTGCGCCAGGTCGAACTCGATGCGCGCGGCAGCTGGAGCCTGGGCCTGGGCAACGGCGCCGTAGTGATGGTCGGCCGCAGCCAGCCCGGCGAGCGGCTGCAGCGCTTCATCCGGGTCATCCCGCAACTGGTGGCGCAGAACGGGCAGCTGCCCGTGCGCGCCGACCTCCGCTACACCAATGGCTTTTCGCTGACCTGGGCGAGTGGCGACGAGTCGGCGGACACCGACGACGCGTCCGCTGCGACCGGCGCGCGTCCGGCCCTGAATGACCGAACCGGACTGGCCGGAACCGACGCGGCAACGCGATGGACGGCATCGACTCGTCATGAGCGGACCGAACAAATTCTGCAGCAGGTAAATATATGA
- a CDS encoding D-alanine--D-alanine ligase — translation MTQQLPSPRFSDPAVFGRVAVLMGGTSAEREVSLDSGRNVLDALLSRGVDAFAVDGIPALVDAVRDGHVERARRVDRVFNILHGGDGENGVLQGLCEALGVPYTGPGVLGSALTLDKIRTKQVWQAAGLPTARFARVPAGGDLSAAVRELGLPVFVKPSSEGSSVGVFRIVEEGDLEPALEFARAYPGELLAEQMLTGGEFTVGILGDVALPSIRIVPAGEWYDYHAKYIAEDTQYLCPGLDGDQEAEIRALALDGFRAAGCTGWGRVDVMRHADGGLMLMEVNTAPGMTSHSLVPKAAEQLGVDYASLCWRVLEQTLAGGMGGAQA, via the coding sequence ATGACGCAGCAGTTGCCGTCGCCACGCTTCAGCGACCCGGCCGTGTTCGGCCGCGTCGCCGTACTGATGGGCGGCACCAGCGCCGAGCGCGAGGTCTCGCTCGACTCCGGGCGCAACGTGCTCGATGCACTGCTCTCGCGCGGTGTCGACGCGTTCGCCGTCGACGGCATCCCGGCCCTGGTCGACGCAGTGCGCGACGGCCACGTCGAACGCGCCAGGCGTGTGGACAGAGTGTTCAACATCCTGCACGGCGGCGATGGCGAGAACGGCGTGCTGCAGGGCCTGTGCGAGGCGCTCGGCGTGCCGTACACCGGCCCCGGGGTGCTCGGTTCGGCATTGACGCTGGACAAGATCCGCACCAAACAGGTGTGGCAGGCGGCCGGTCTGCCGACCGCGCGTTTCGCGCGAGTGCCCGCCGGAGGCGACCTGTCCGCGGCGGTGCGCGAACTGGGCCTGCCGGTGTTCGTCAAACCGTCCAGCGAGGGCTCCAGCGTTGGCGTGTTCCGGATCGTGGAAGAAGGTGACCTGGAGCCAGCGCTGGAGTTCGCGCGCGCATACCCGGGCGAACTGCTGGCCGAGCAGATGCTGACCGGCGGCGAGTTCACCGTCGGCATCCTCGGCGACGTGGCCCTGCCGTCGATCAGGATCGTGCCGGCCGGCGAGTGGTACGACTACCACGCCAAGTACATCGCCGAGGACACCCAGTACCTCTGCCCCGGCCTGGACGGCGACCAGGAGGCGGAGATCCGCGCGCTGGCGCTGGACGGATTCCGTGCCGCCGGCTGCACCGGTTGGGGCCGGGTGGACGTCATGCGCCATGCCGACGGTGGCTTGATGCTGATGGAGGTCAACACCGCCCCGGGCATGACCAGCCATTCGCTGGTGCCCAAGGCCGCCGAGCAGCTCGGTGTCGACTACGCCTCACTGTGCTGGCGGGTACTGGAACAGACCCTCGCCGGTGGCATGGGAGGTGCGCAGGCATGA
- the murC gene encoding UDP-N-acetylmuramate--L-alanine ligase, translated as MSATIRRHRLQHDGDLAKAFPRVHFVGIGGTGMSGIAEVMCTLGYQVSGSDTADSAVTRRLASLGIAVHRQHVASNVLGADCVVVSSAIRSDNAELMEARAQRIPVVPRAEMLAELMRFKRGIAVAGTHGKTTTTSLAASVLAEGGIDPTFVIGGQLLAAGANARLGKGDWLVAEADESDGSFLRLNPQIAVVTNIDADHLENYGGEFAQVQAAFEEFMHRLPFYGLAVLCIDDPEVAELAKKTPRHVMTYGTHEEADVRAEDVRQQGPNMHFTLCLPDATRTEVELALPGHHNVLNALAAAAVGWQLGVQGDAIARALKQFAGIGRRFNLLAELETGKGARVQLVDDYGHHPKELEAVFAAARGGWPERRLVVAFQPHRYTRTRDHFDEFAAVLSSVDALVLTEVYPAGEAPIVGADAKSLARAIRARGRIDPVVVAGAGDLAALLPDVLQDGDLLLVMGAGDIGHAAQQLATEGFVGGGE; from the coding sequence ATGAGCGCGACCATCCGCCGCCACCGCCTGCAGCACGACGGTGACCTTGCCAAGGCGTTCCCGCGGGTGCACTTCGTCGGCATCGGAGGCACCGGCATGAGCGGCATCGCCGAAGTGATGTGCACACTCGGCTACCAGGTGTCCGGCTCGGACACGGCCGACAGCGCGGTCACCCGCCGGCTGGCCTCGCTCGGCATTGCCGTGCACCGCCAGCATGTCGCCTCCAACGTGCTTGGCGCCGATTGCGTTGTGGTGTCCAGCGCGATCAGGTCCGACAACGCCGAACTGATGGAAGCGCGCGCGCAGCGCATTCCGGTGGTGCCGCGTGCGGAAATGCTGGCCGAGCTGATGCGCTTCAAGCGCGGTATAGCGGTCGCCGGCACCCACGGCAAGACCACGACCACCTCGCTGGCCGCCAGCGTGCTGGCCGAGGGCGGCATCGATCCGACCTTCGTGATCGGTGGTCAGCTGCTCGCCGCAGGGGCCAACGCTCGCCTCGGCAAGGGCGACTGGCTGGTCGCCGAGGCCGACGAGAGCGATGGCAGTTTCCTGCGCCTGAACCCACAGATCGCCGTGGTCACCAACATCGACGCCGACCACCTGGAGAACTACGGCGGCGAGTTCGCCCAGGTGCAGGCCGCGTTCGAGGAATTCATGCACAGGCTGCCGTTCTATGGCCTGGCCGTGCTCTGCATCGATGACCCGGAAGTCGCCGAGCTGGCGAAGAAGACTCCGCGTCACGTGATGACCTACGGCACCCACGAGGAGGCCGACGTGCGCGCCGAGGACGTGCGCCAGCAGGGCCCGAACATGCATTTCACCCTGTGCCTGCCGGATGCGACCCGCACCGAGGTCGAACTGGCGCTGCCCGGCCACCACAACGTGCTCAACGCGCTGGCCGCGGCCGCGGTCGGCTGGCAGCTGGGCGTGCAGGGCGATGCGATCGCACGCGCGCTCAAGCAGTTCGCCGGCATCGGCCGACGCTTCAACCTGCTCGCCGAGCTGGAGACGGGGAAGGGTGCACGGGTGCAACTGGTCGATGACTACGGCCACCATCCGAAGGAGCTGGAAGCGGTATTCGCCGCGGCCCGTGGCGGCTGGCCGGAACGGCGGCTGGTGGTCGCGTTCCAGCCGCATCGCTACACCCGCACCCGCGATCACTTCGACGAGTTCGCCGCCGTGCTGTCTTCGGTGGACGCGCTGGTGCTGACCGAGGTGTACCCGGCTGGCGAGGCTCCGATCGTCGGTGCCGATGCCAAGTCGCTGGCGCGCGCGATCCGTGCGCGCGGCCGCATCGATCCGGTGGTCGTGGCCGGGGCCGGCGACCTCGCCGCGCTGCTGCCCGACGTGCTGCAGGACGGCGACCTGCTGCTGGTGATGGGGGCGGGCGATATCGGTCATGCGGCCCAGCAGCTGGCGACGGAAGGTTTCGTGGGAGGTGGCGAATGA
- the murG gene encoding undecaprenyldiphospho-muramoylpentapeptide beta-N-acetylglucosaminyltransferase — protein sequence MTASAASMNAPAPVMILAGGTGGHIFPGLAVARALRARGVPVRWMGAEGAMETRLVPQHDIAIDTIPVRAIRGKGLTTKFAAPWRLLKTVRAARALLLRTRPRAVISFGGFAAGPGGLAARLLGIPLIVHEQNRAPGLTNRVLVRLADRVMTGFPDTFPGRNEQVVGNPVREEIAAMPPPGVRYEDRTGPLRLLVLGGSQGARALNEAVPRALAMLRHDVSFEVRHQCGEKLRTEAEQAYADAQVPASVEPFIADMAAAYAWADVVVCRAGALTLAELCAAGVACILVPFPQAVDDHQTRNAEYLQARGAAQVLPQGETLHQRIAATLEILDQRADLLRMAVCARDLARPAAAADVADTVLDLTTQKEQAA from the coding sequence ATGACGGCATCGGCCGCCAGCATGAATGCTCCGGCCCCGGTGATGATCCTCGCCGGCGGTACCGGCGGGCACATCTTCCCGGGCTTGGCCGTGGCCCGTGCGCTACGTGCGCGCGGCGTACCGGTGCGCTGGATGGGCGCCGAAGGGGCGATGGAAACCCGGCTGGTGCCGCAGCACGACATCGCCATCGACACCATCCCGGTGCGCGCGATCCGCGGCAAGGGACTGACCACCAAGTTCGCCGCGCCATGGCGGCTGCTCAAGACGGTGCGTGCGGCGCGTGCCCTGCTGTTGCGGACGCGACCGCGTGCGGTGATCAGCTTCGGCGGTTTCGCCGCAGGCCCGGGTGGGCTGGCCGCGCGCCTGCTTGGCATTCCGCTCATCGTGCATGAGCAGAACCGCGCCCCCGGCCTGACCAACCGCGTACTGGTACGGCTGGCCGACCGCGTGATGACCGGATTCCCCGATACCTTCCCCGGACGCAACGAGCAGGTTGTAGGCAATCCCGTGCGCGAGGAGATCGCCGCGATGCCGCCACCCGGGGTCCGCTACGAAGACCGTACCGGCCCACTGCGCCTGCTGGTGCTGGGGGGCAGCCAGGGTGCGCGCGCGCTCAACGAGGCGGTGCCAAGGGCGCTGGCAATGCTGCGCCACGACGTGTCCTTCGAGGTCCGTCACCAATGCGGCGAGAAGCTGCGTACCGAGGCCGAGCAGGCTTATGCCGATGCGCAGGTGCCGGCCTCGGTCGAGCCATTCATCGCCGACATGGCCGCAGCCTACGCCTGGGCCGATGTGGTGGTCTGCCGCGCCGGTGCGTTGACCCTGGCCGAGCTGTGCGCGGCTGGCGTCGCCTGCATCCTGGTGCCGTTCCCGCAGGCGGTCGACGACCACCAGACACGCAATGCCGAGTACCTGCAAGCGCGTGGCGCCGCCCAGGTGCTGCCGCAGGGCGAGACATTGCACCAGCGTATCGCCGCCACCCTCGAAATTCTCGATCAGCGCGCCGACCTGCTGCGCATGGCCGTGTGCGCGCGCGACCTGGCACGACCGGCCGCGGCTGCGGATGTCGCCGACACAGTGCTCGATCTCACGACTCAGAAGGAGCAGGCCGCATGA
- the ftsW gene encoding putative lipid II flippase FtsW, producing the protein MDDHATRAAAARTGATRTSGGQATRIDDIRGRFDRWIAGTVLALAALGVVMVASSSIYQDSNPYHYFGRHLVFLAGGAVLMALAMRTELKTVERYNHLLLLGCFVLLVLVFVPGLGVSVKGANRWINLGVSGFQVVEAVKVCFIIWLASYLVRFRDEVNATWPAMLKPLGVAAALVVLLLLQPDFGSSSLLLAITAGMLVLGGVNMPRMFGPVLVALPLLAFVAVLEPYRMRRLTSFMDPWADPFGSGYQLTNALMAAGRGEWFGVGLGGSIQKLYYLPEAHTDFILAVIAEELGFVGVCMVIGLFSLLVGRALWIGLKCVEMRRHFAGYLAFGIALWIALQSFVSIGVNLGLLPTKGLTLPLVSSGGSSVLMTCLGMGLLLRISYELERAQRQVARLRGDEVAVAASGPAPATAAPLPVAAMRAGEGISRGTNRLRQRVEPTLGRAG; encoded by the coding sequence ATGGACGACCACGCCACCCGCGCCGCTGCCGCCCGCACTGGGGCCACCCGCACAAGCGGCGGCCAGGCCACACGCATCGACGATATCCGCGGTCGTTTCGACCGGTGGATCGCCGGTACCGTGCTTGCGCTGGCCGCGCTCGGCGTGGTGATGGTCGCTTCCAGCTCGATCTACCAGGACAGCAATCCCTACCACTACTTCGGTCGCCACCTGGTGTTCCTTGCCGGTGGCGCGGTGCTGATGGCGCTGGCGATGCGCACCGAGCTCAAAACGGTGGAGCGCTACAACCACCTGCTGCTGCTGGGCTGCTTCGTGCTGCTGGTTCTGGTGTTCGTGCCCGGGCTCGGGGTCAGCGTCAAGGGCGCGAACCGCTGGATCAACCTGGGCGTGTCCGGTTTCCAGGTGGTGGAGGCGGTCAAGGTCTGCTTCATCATCTGGCTGGCCAGTTACCTGGTCCGGTTCCGCGACGAGGTCAACGCGACCTGGCCGGCGATGCTCAAGCCGCTGGGCGTGGCGGCGGCCCTGGTCGTGCTGCTGCTGTTGCAGCCGGACTTCGGCTCGTCCTCGCTGCTGCTGGCGATCACTGCCGGCATGCTGGTGCTGGGCGGCGTCAACATGCCGCGCATGTTCGGGCCGGTGCTGGTCGCGTTGCCGCTGCTGGCCTTCGTCGCCGTGCTCGAGCCGTACCGCATGCGCCGCCTGACCTCGTTCATGGACCCGTGGGCAGATCCGTTCGGCAGCGGTTACCAGCTGACCAATGCGTTGATGGCGGCCGGCCGCGGCGAATGGTTCGGGGTTGGCCTGGGCGGTTCGATCCAGAAGCTCTACTACCTGCCCGAGGCGCATACGGATTTCATTCTCGCGGTGATCGCCGAGGAGCTGGGCTTCGTCGGTGTCTGCATGGTGATCGGGCTGTTTTCCCTGCTGGTCGGACGCGCGTTGTGGATCGGTCTGAAGTGCGTCGAGATGCGCCGTCATTTCGCCGGCTATCTGGCCTTCGGCATTGCACTGTGGATCGCGCTGCAGAGTTTCGTCTCGATCGGCGTCAACCTCGGCCTGCTTCCCACCAAGGGCCTGACTCTGCCGCTGGTTTCCTCCGGCGGGTCCAGTGTGCTGATGACCTGTCTGGGCATGGGTCTGCTGCTGCGGATCTCGTACGAACTCGAGCGCGCGCAGCGCCAGGTCGCGCGTTTGCGGGGCGATGAGGTAGCTGTCGCAGCGAGTGGCCCTGCGCCAGCGACCGCGGCGCCATTGCCGGTCGCCGCCATGCGTGCCGGCGAAGGTATCTCGCGCGGCACCAACCGCCTGCGCCAGCGGGTCGAACCCACATTGGGGAGGGCCGGATGA